From Parasphaerochaeta coccoides DSM 17374, a single genomic window includes:
- a CDS encoding 2-isopropylmalate synthase: protein MGDKERIRIFDTTLRDGEQAPGYSMNLEEKLRIASRLQALGVDIIEAGFAIASPGDFESVREIARHVDGPVVASLARALEKDLDAAGEAVKEARRPRIHLFLATSDLHLEYKLKMTREHALEQVRKMVTYARNLCDDIEFSAEDASRSDLDYLCKVVETAIASGATTINLPDTVGYSLPHELERMVRTVHTSVPNMDKAILSVHNHNDLGFAVANSLAGVMGGARQVECTLCGIGERAGNASLEEFVMAVKTRGDVLPYDTGIDTREITKSARLLSSITGVSVFPSKAIVGTNAFAHESGIHQHGMMANAKTYEIMTPESVGLKKTALVLGKHSGQHAFVKRLEELGYSLPHERIPALFEDFKITADRKKTITDRDLIALVESSSTGAAEIWHLVDFVVNSGNMITSTAVVTLSKDGKKYQEVASGTGPVYASLRAVEKIIRHPFSLEDYKLQAVTEHRDALGEVLVKISDGEGFYRGRGVSTDVIEASILSCLAAVNRMLDNSSYAAGQGLSARAMSFENDMLSSHSDKAKDREVSHG from the coding sequence ATGGGAGACAAGGAACGCATCAGGATTTTCGATACGACTCTGCGCGATGGGGAACAGGCTCCCGGTTACAGTATGAACCTTGAGGAGAAGCTCCGCATTGCCTCCCGTCTCCAGGCTCTTGGAGTCGATATCATCGAAGCCGGTTTCGCCATAGCGTCTCCCGGTGACTTCGAGTCCGTGCGGGAAATAGCGCGTCATGTGGACGGCCCTGTCGTAGCCAGCCTTGCCCGTGCCCTGGAAAAGGATTTGGATGCCGCGGGGGAAGCAGTCAAGGAGGCACGGCGTCCTCGCATCCATCTTTTTCTGGCTACCAGCGACCTGCATCTGGAGTACAAGCTGAAAATGACCAGGGAGCATGCCCTGGAGCAGGTAAGGAAGATGGTTACCTATGCCCGCAATCTCTGTGACGACATTGAATTCAGTGCGGAAGATGCTTCACGTTCCGATCTTGACTACCTGTGCAAAGTGGTGGAGACGGCCATAGCCAGCGGAGCTACGACAATCAACCTGCCCGACACTGTCGGCTACAGTCTCCCCCATGAGCTGGAGAGGATGGTACGTACTGTCCATACGTCGGTTCCGAACATGGACAAAGCCATTTTGTCGGTTCATAACCACAACGACCTTGGTTTTGCCGTGGCAAATTCGCTGGCGGGAGTGATGGGCGGCGCCCGTCAAGTGGAATGTACCCTGTGCGGCATCGGCGAGAGAGCGGGAAATGCATCACTTGAGGAATTTGTCATGGCCGTGAAGACACGGGGAGATGTGTTGCCCTACGATACGGGCATTGATACCCGCGAGATTACAAAGAGTGCGCGTCTTCTCAGCTCCATCACAGGAGTCTCGGTATTTCCCAGCAAGGCCATCGTCGGAACCAATGCTTTTGCCCATGAGTCAGGAATCCACCAGCATGGCATGATGGCTAATGCGAAGACCTATGAAATCATGACTCCGGAATCCGTCGGACTGAAAAAGACAGCTTTGGTTCTGGGGAAACATTCAGGACAGCACGCTTTTGTCAAACGACTGGAAGAACTGGGTTATTCCCTGCCTCATGAAAGGATTCCCGCGCTTTTCGAGGACTTCAAAATCACTGCTGACCGTAAGAAGACAATCACCGATCGTGACCTGATTGCTTTGGTGGAAAGCAGCTCGACTGGAGCAGCCGAGATTTGGCATCTGGTGGACTTTGTCGTCAACAGCGGCAACATGATTACATCCACCGCTGTCGTCACCCTGTCCAAGGACGGAAAGAAATACCAGGAGGTCGCTTCCGGAACAGGGCCTGTCTATGCATCACTCAGGGCAGTGGAGAAAATCATCAGACACCCTTTCAGTCTGGAAGATTACAAGCTCCAGGCGGTGACTGAGCATCGTGATGCCTTAGGCGAAGTTCTGGTGAAGATTAGTGATGGGGAAGGCTTCTACCGTGGACGGGGAGTCAGTACTGATGTCATAGAAGCAAGCATCCTGAGTTGTCTTGCCGCGGTGAACCGCATGCTGGATAATTCCTCCTATGCCGCGGGACAAGGGCTGAGTGCCCGCGCAATGAGCTTTGAGAATGACATGCTTTCCAGCCATAGTGACAAAGCAAAGGATCGGGAGGTCAGTCATGGCTGA
- the cimA gene encoding citramalate synthase — protein MAEKAKIDLFDSTLRDGSQALGISFSVSDKIRIVELLDELGVAWIEAGNPGSNPKDLEFFRKVAAMQLSCARLVAFGATRRKDSSCADDPNMAALLEAGTDAVAIFGKSWDFHVKEILHATKDENLKMIGDTIAWFKEKGKTVIFDAEHFFDGHASDPAYAMACLETARDAGADVLVLCETRGGALPWEVERVTRIVVERFPGIPIGIHAHDDGGMAVANSLVSVNAGATHVQGTLLGFGERCGNANLSTIAADLALKMDRDVLNGKSLERLYTLCRAVAEVSNVSVPSGTPYIGDGAFAHKGGMHIDGVLKNPASFEHVQPAAVGNERRLLTSEVAGRALIFRALQRIAPYVDRNDERTSALVGTLKTLEAEGYQFEGAESSFELVIKRNFGSWHPYFNLVHYQTTGNHPVADPHSPETHMAVVKVSVNGSAGIAAAEGAGPVNALDKALRKVLESFYPSLRSVHLTDYKVRVLDSRSATASKVRVLIESSDGERNWTTVGVSRDIIQASWLALSDSIEYKLMSDGIVPPTEHTAHGA, from the coding sequence ATGGCTGAAAAAGCGAAGATTGACCTGTTTGATTCCACTCTGCGGGACGGCTCCCAAGCCTTGGGAATCAGTTTCTCCGTGTCTGATAAAATCAGGATTGTCGAACTGCTTGATGAGCTGGGCGTAGCATGGATAGAGGCAGGCAATCCCGGTTCCAATCCCAAGGATTTGGAATTTTTCCGGAAGGTCGCGGCCATGCAACTGTCCTGTGCGCGCCTGGTGGCTTTTGGAGCCACTCGGCGCAAGGATTCTTCCTGTGCCGATGACCCGAATATGGCAGCCTTGCTTGAAGCCGGAACGGATGCCGTTGCCATATTCGGCAAGAGCTGGGACTTCCATGTGAAGGAAATCCTCCACGCAACCAAAGATGAGAACCTGAAGATGATTGGGGACACCATTGCCTGGTTCAAGGAGAAAGGGAAAACGGTCATCTTTGACGCAGAGCATTTCTTTGACGGTCATGCCTCCGACCCTGCCTATGCAATGGCATGTCTGGAGACCGCCCGCGACGCAGGCGCGGATGTTCTTGTCCTATGCGAAACGCGGGGAGGGGCGCTTCCATGGGAAGTGGAACGCGTCACTCGGATTGTGGTGGAAAGATTTCCGGGCATCCCGATAGGTATTCATGCCCATGATGATGGAGGCATGGCTGTAGCCAACTCACTTGTCTCCGTTAATGCCGGAGCAACACATGTACAAGGAACTCTGCTGGGTTTCGGGGAACGATGCGGCAACGCCAACCTGTCCACAATCGCCGCCGACCTGGCTTTGAAGATGGATAGGGACGTATTGAACGGAAAAAGTCTTGAACGTCTGTACACCCTGTGCCGGGCTGTCGCCGAAGTCAGCAATGTGTCCGTTCCTTCCGGTACACCATACATAGGAGACGGAGCGTTCGCTCACAAAGGGGGAATGCACATTGACGGCGTACTGAAGAATCCGGCGTCCTTTGAGCATGTCCAGCCCGCCGCGGTGGGGAATGAACGGCGTCTTCTGACCAGCGAGGTAGCGGGCAGAGCCTTGATATTCAGGGCATTGCAGCGGATTGCGCCTTATGTGGACAGGAATGATGAACGGACGTCGGCTTTGGTCGGGACGTTGAAGACCTTGGAAGCTGAAGGATACCAGTTTGAGGGCGCGGAAAGTTCATTTGAGCTGGTAATCAAAAGGAATTTTGGTTCCTGGCACCCATATTTCAATCTGGTTCATTACCAGACGACGGGAAACCATCCCGTTGCGGATCCGCATTCCCCGGAGACTCACATGGCGGTTGTCAAGGTCAGCGTGAACGGTTCGGCTGGCATTGCCGCCGCTGAAGGAGCCGGCCCGGTGAATGCCTTGGACAAAGCGCTCCGGAAGGTGCTGGAGTCTTTCTATCCATCGTTGCGCAGCGTCCATCTCACGGATTACAAGGTTCGCGTGCTGGACAGCAGGAGCGCCACTGCCAGCAAGGTACGGGTTTTGATTGAATCTTCCGACGGAGAGAGAAACTGGACGACCGTGGGAGTGAGCCGGGATATCATACAAGCCAGCTGGCTTGCTTTGAGCGATAGCATAGAATACAAGTTGATGAGTGATGGCATTGTGCCGCCGACAGAGCATACGGCGCATGGAGCATAA
- the leuC gene encoding 3-isopropylmalate dehydratase large subunit: MMGMTMTEKILAAHCGQTSVKAGQLIMADVDMVLGNDITAPVAIGEFGKFGAGTIFDKKKVALVPDHFTPAKDIKAALQCQCLRNFAMEHDIENYFEVGRVGIEHALLPEQGLVNAGDLIIGADSHTCTYGALGAFSTGVGSTDMACGMATGKAWFKVPQSIKFNLTGTLGKYVCGKDVILHIIGMIGVDGALYGSMEYSGPGVASLSIDDRFTMANMAIEAGAKNGIFPVDEVTLAYLAAHCKRSPVIYEADSDAQYTRVIDIDLSSIRPTVAFPHLPSNTRTIDETGTVKVDQVVIGSCTNGHISDLRQAAEILKGRKVAPWVRTIILPATQEIWLQAMEEGLFRIFVDAGAAVSTPTCGPCLGGHMGILAAGERAVATTNRNFVGRMGHVKSEVYLASPAVAAASAITGYITDPAKVQEA; this comes from the coding sequence ATGATGGGAATGACAATGACGGAAAAAATACTGGCCGCCCACTGTGGACAGACATCGGTCAAGGCCGGGCAATTAATCATGGCGGATGTAGACATGGTTCTGGGCAACGACATCACTGCTCCGGTAGCCATAGGCGAATTTGGGAAATTCGGGGCAGGAACCATCTTTGACAAGAAGAAGGTCGCTCTTGTGCCCGACCATTTCACTCCCGCCAAGGACATCAAGGCAGCCTTGCAGTGCCAATGCCTGCGCAATTTTGCCATGGAGCATGACATTGAGAACTATTTTGAAGTCGGACGTGTCGGCATTGAGCATGCGCTTCTGCCGGAACAAGGCTTGGTCAACGCCGGAGATTTGATTATTGGCGCGGACAGCCATACCTGTACCTATGGCGCGTTGGGCGCGTTCTCCACCGGCGTAGGCAGCACCGACATGGCTTGTGGGATGGCCACCGGAAAGGCATGGTTCAAAGTACCGCAGTCCATCAAGTTCAACCTGACCGGCACACTGGGAAAGTATGTCTGCGGAAAGGATGTCATTCTCCATATCATTGGCATGATCGGGGTAGACGGAGCTTTGTACGGTTCAATGGAGTATAGCGGTCCTGGTGTGGCGTCCCTGTCAATTGACGACCGTTTCACCATGGCGAATATGGCTATAGAGGCCGGAGCCAAGAATGGCATATTCCCGGTCGATGAAGTGACGCTGGCATATCTTGCCGCGCACTGCAAGAGGTCTCCTGTCATCTACGAAGCCGATTCCGATGCCCAGTACACCCGTGTCATCGACATAGACCTGTCTTCCATCAGGCCGACGGTCGCTTTTCCCCATCTGCCCTCAAATACACGCACAATTGATGAGACGGGGACTGTGAAGGTGGATCAGGTGGTGATTGGTTCCTGTACCAACGGACACATCAGTGACCTGCGTCAGGCCGCAGAAATATTGAAAGGTCGTAAGGTCGCTCCATGGGTGCGTACCATCATCCTTCCCGCTACGCAGGAGATATGGCTCCAGGCCATGGAGGAAGGACTGTTCAGGATATTCGTTGACGCGGGAGCTGCGGTAAGTACGCCGACCTGCGGCCCATGCCTGGGTGGTCACATGGGAATCCTTGCGGCGGGAGAGCGGGCTGTCGCCACGACCAACAGGAACTTTGTCGGTCGCATGGGGCATGTGAAGAGCGAGGTATATCTTGCTTCTCCTGCGGTAGCCGCCGCGTCCGCCATCACTGGCTATATCACCGATCCCGCCAAGGTTCAGGAGGCTTGA
- the leuD gene encoding 3-isopropylmalate dehydratase small subunit: MKKAYGKVFRYGDDIDTDVIIPARYLTTTDPVELASHCMEDIDKGFVASVKKGDIMVADKNFGCGSSREHAPIAIKASGISCVIARTFARIFYRNALNIGLPILECPDACAGITAGDDVEVDFDKGTITNLTTGASWNAEPFPPFMQNLIAAGGLAAYMKEQKIEQGKTGEVGK; encoded by the coding sequence ATGAAAAAAGCATATGGGAAAGTTTTCAGATACGGAGACGACATTGATACGGACGTCATCATCCCGGCGCGCTACCTGACCACCACTGACCCGGTGGAACTGGCCAGTCACTGCATGGAAGATATAGACAAAGGTTTTGTCGCCTCAGTGAAGAAGGGTGACATTATGGTCGCCGACAAGAACTTCGGCTGTGGTTCAAGCCGTGAGCACGCTCCTATCGCCATCAAGGCGAGTGGCATCAGCTGTGTCATTGCCCGGACATTCGCCCGGATTTTCTACCGCAATGCCTTGAACATCGGCCTGCCTATACTGGAGTGTCCCGATGCCTGCGCCGGAATCACGGCAGGTGATGATGTGGAAGTCGATTTTGACAAGGGAACCATCACCAATCTGACAACCGGTGCTTCATGGAATGCGGAACCTTTCCCACCGTTCATGCAGAACTTGATTGCGGCGGGTGGACTGGCTGCTTATATGAAAGAGCAGAAGATAGAGCAAGGCAAAACAGGAGAGGTGGGAAAATGA
- the leuB gene encoding 3-isopropylmalate dehydrogenase produces MKMDIVLIPGDGIGPDIVREAVKVLDAVMDKSGHTVKYTTCLAGGCAIDETGVPLPPSTLEAAQKSDAVLLGAVGGPKWDTVPGDMRPEKALLGLRGGLGLFCNLRPAILYPQLSAACPLKEEVVAGGLDIMVVRELTGGIYFGERGLSADGQSAYDTMAYSTAEVERIARKAFEIARGRSGRLTSVDKANILETSRLWRKTVECCATAYPDVQLTHLYVDNAAMQLVRAPRQFDVIVTENMFGDILSDEASMITGSIGMLPSASLREDSFGMYEPIHGSAPDIAGKDLANPLATILSAAMMLRHTFKLEEEAKMVETAVSRVLEAGWRTGDIFSEGCSKVGTRQMGTLVAEAVGQE; encoded by the coding sequence ATGAAGATGGATATTGTCCTTATTCCCGGAGACGGAATAGGTCCTGATATTGTAAGGGAAGCTGTGAAGGTTCTGGACGCTGTCATGGACAAGAGCGGGCATACGGTGAAGTACACCACCTGCCTTGCCGGGGGCTGTGCCATTGACGAGACGGGGGTTCCTCTGCCGCCGTCTACGCTGGAAGCGGCACAAAAAAGCGACGCGGTACTCCTTGGTGCTGTCGGAGGGCCGAAATGGGACACCGTTCCTGGTGACATGCGACCGGAAAAAGCCTTGCTTGGCCTGCGCGGAGGGTTGGGCTTGTTCTGTAACCTTCGCCCTGCCATCCTCTATCCTCAGTTGTCCGCCGCCTGTCCCCTTAAGGAGGAAGTGGTCGCCGGAGGGTTGGACATCATGGTGGTGCGGGAACTCACCGGTGGCATTTACTTCGGGGAGCGGGGGCTGTCTGCCGATGGGCAGTCCGCGTATGATACCATGGCGTACAGCACGGCTGAGGTGGAACGCATCGCACGCAAGGCATTCGAGATTGCCCGCGGACGGAGTGGACGCCTGACCAGCGTGGACAAGGCGAACATCCTGGAGACCAGCCGTCTGTGGCGTAAAACCGTCGAGTGCTGTGCTACGGCATATCCAGATGTCCAGCTTACCCATCTTTATGTGGACAACGCCGCCATGCAGCTTGTCCGCGCTCCACGCCAGTTTGATGTCATTGTGACGGAAAACATGTTCGGAGATATCCTCAGTGATGAAGCAAGCATGATCACAGGCTCCATCGGCATGCTGCCGTCAGCAAGCCTCAGGGAAGATTCTTTCGGCATGTACGAGCCGATTCATGGCTCGGCGCCTGACATAGCAGGCAAGGACTTGGCCAATCCTCTGGCTACTATCCTGTCAGCGGCCATGATGCTCCGCCATACCTTTAAACTGGAGGAAGAAGCCAAGATGGTCGAAACCGCGGTTTCCCGTGTTCTTGAGGCTGGTTGGCGTACAGGGGATATCTTCAGCGAGGGTTGTTCCAAAGTGGGAACCCGGCAGATGGGAACCTTGGTAGCGGAGGCTGTTGGGCAGGAGTGA
- the ilvD gene encoding dihydroxy-acid dehydratase — translation MNVREKKQETLHALRDAGTRPLRSDRAAKGSEHAPHRSLMKALGWTDAEIAAPMIGVVCSHNEIIPGHVHLTRISDAVCAGVRLSGGNPVRFPVIAVCDGIAMGHVGMKYSLASRELIADSIEVMATAHPFDALVFIPNCDKVVPGMLMAAARLNLPSIFVSGGPMLAGKVPGSCSSMSLSSMFEAVGQHAAGKMDDRTLHEWEDNACPTCGSCSGMYTANSMNCLTEAIGMGLPGNGTIPAVYAARERLAKEAGMRIMNLLKENVRPRDIMTPKAFHNALTVDMALGCSTNTMLHLPAIAHASGVKLDIFDANKVSAVTPNLCHLAPAGPHHIEDLYAAGGIMAVMHELARKELLDGSLPAVSGQTIGEQYKDARNLNHKVIRTMDEPYSETGGIAVLQGNLAPDGAVVKRSAVVPEMLVHSGPARVFESEEDANAAILGGKIKEGDVVVIRYEGPKGGPGMREMLQPTASIAGMGLGSRVALITDGRFSGASRGASIGHVSPEAAEGGTIALVQEGDTIMIDIPSGKLELVVDGKELEDRRSQWRPRTPEITTGYLARYTRHVTSASTGAVFKED, via the coding sequence ATGAATGTACGGGAAAAGAAACAGGAAACGCTCCATGCGCTGAGGGATGCTGGTACGCGGCCCCTGAGAAGCGACCGGGCGGCCAAAGGATCTGAACACGCGCCTCATCGTTCCTTGATGAAAGCACTGGGATGGACTGACGCGGAGATAGCCGCGCCGATGATTGGCGTGGTCTGTTCCCACAATGAAATCATTCCCGGTCATGTCCATTTGACCCGAATTTCAGATGCGGTGTGCGCCGGAGTGCGGCTGTCCGGAGGGAATCCCGTGCGGTTTCCTGTCATTGCCGTATGTGATGGCATAGCCATGGGTCATGTCGGCATGAAATATTCGCTGGCCAGTCGTGAACTGATTGCCGATTCCATTGAGGTAATGGCTACCGCGCATCCTTTTGACGCTCTTGTCTTCATCCCTAACTGCGACAAGGTCGTGCCGGGGATGCTGATGGCCGCCGCCCGTCTCAATCTGCCGTCAATCTTTGTTTCCGGAGGGCCGATGCTGGCAGGGAAAGTCCCCGGTTCCTGCTCCAGCATGAGCCTGTCCTCAATGTTCGAGGCTGTCGGACAGCACGCCGCCGGGAAAATGGATGACAGGACGCTCCATGAATGGGAGGACAACGCCTGTCCGACCTGTGGTTCGTGCAGTGGCATGTATACAGCCAACAGCATGAACTGCCTGACCGAGGCAATCGGCATGGGACTGCCGGGCAACGGTACTATTCCGGCTGTCTACGCCGCCAGGGAGCGGCTGGCAAAAGAAGCCGGCATGAGAATCATGAATCTGTTGAAAGAAAATGTCCGTCCCCGCGACATCATGACGCCCAAAGCCTTCCATAATGCCCTGACGGTGGATATGGCGCTGGGATGCAGCACCAACACCATGCTCCATCTTCCAGCCATTGCCCATGCATCAGGAGTAAAGCTTGACATCTTTGATGCGAACAAAGTGAGCGCGGTGACGCCAAACCTTTGTCATCTAGCTCCAGCGGGACCGCACCACATAGAGGATCTCTACGCAGCGGGAGGCATCATGGCGGTGATGCATGAGCTGGCTCGCAAGGAGTTGCTCGATGGTTCGCTCCCTGCGGTCAGCGGACAGACAATTGGGGAACAGTACAAGGATGCCCGGAACCTCAATCACAAAGTGATTCGCACCATGGACGAACCCTACAGTGAGACGGGGGGCATTGCTGTTCTCCAAGGGAACCTTGCGCCGGACGGGGCTGTGGTCAAACGTTCCGCTGTCGTTCCTGAGATGCTGGTTCATAGCGGACCGGCACGGGTCTTTGAGAGCGAGGAAGATGCGAACGCAGCCATCCTTGGCGGGAAAATAAAGGAAGGGGATGTGGTTGTCATCCGCTATGAAGGGCCAAAGGGCGGCCCCGGAATGAGGGAGATGCTCCAGCCGACGGCATCCATCGCAGGCATGGGACTTGGCTCCCGTGTCGCCCTGATCACCGACGGGCGTTTCAGCGGAGCATCCCGCGGCGCGTCAATCGGACATGTTTCCCCAGAAGCCGCGGAAGGGGGAACCATTGCCTTGGTTCAGGAAGGGGATACCATCATGATTGACATTCCATCAGGAAAGTTGGAGCTTGTCGTTGATGGAAAGGAACTGGAAGATCGGCGTTCACAATGGCGACCGCGGACTCCGGAGATTACCACGGGATATCTGGCCCGTTATACCCGCCACGTGACCAGCGCGTCTACCGGCGCGGTGTTCAAGGAAGATTAG
- the ilvB gene encoding biosynthetic-type acetolactate synthase large subunit, whose translation MEMNGARIIIECLHEQGVDTVFGYPGGAVLPLYDALFRYGKMKHILTTHEQGASHAADGYARSTGKVGVCIATSGPGATNLVTGLATAYMDSSPVVALTGNVAVPLLGRDSFQEVDITGITMPITKHNFIVKDVKELAHTVRLAFRIAREGRPGPVLVDIPKDVETSLCDYVPLQPLEPRKNRYPSPQAFQIAADMLGQSERPMFYVGGGVIRSGASRILQDFLEQVDAPAAVSLMGGGAIPVDSPRCTGMLGMHGTKVSNMSITDCDLLVVIGARFSDRVISDADRFAPQARILHIDIDPAEIDKNIGTHCHLVGDVGQVLEGLSKTIGKKLKHKAWMEEIARRKAKYPIRVSHESRRPKQIIDAISTQLPRGSFVCTEVGQHQMWASQFLKHVEPGHFITSGGLGTMGFGTGAAIGTQCGNPTARVVSIAGDGSFKMSCNELATIARYKLPIVIFLMNNHTLGMVRQWQSFFFEKRYSETTLDTKIDWVMLAKAFGVHGMRLSVNDDPEKVVKEALEHGGAVVVDCEIPIDDLVYPMVAPGAGIDNMLGVDEVTD comes from the coding sequence ATGGAGATGAATGGAGCAAGGATCATCATTGAATGCCTGCATGAGCAGGGGGTGGATACGGTATTCGGTTATCCTGGTGGTGCTGTCCTCCCCTTATACGATGCGCTTTTCCGTTACGGAAAGATGAAGCATATCCTGACGACGCATGAGCAGGGGGCAAGCCATGCCGCCGACGGTTACGCCCGTTCCACTGGCAAGGTAGGTGTCTGCATAGCGACCAGCGGGCCGGGAGCGACCAATCTGGTCACCGGGCTGGCGACCGCCTACATGGACAGTTCTCCGGTCGTTGCCCTGACGGGGAACGTTGCGGTTCCCCTCCTTGGACGGGACAGTTTCCAGGAGGTGGACATCACTGGCATCACCATGCCCATCACCAAGCACAATTTCATTGTCAAGGACGTAAAGGAGCTTGCTCATACGGTGCGTCTGGCATTCCGCATTGCACGGGAAGGTCGTCCGGGGCCTGTCTTGGTTGACATCCCCAAAGATGTGGAGACATCGCTCTGCGACTATGTACCGCTGCAACCCCTTGAACCCCGGAAGAACCGTTACCCGTCACCTCAAGCGTTTCAGATAGCGGCTGACATGCTTGGGCAGAGCGAGAGACCAATGTTCTATGTAGGCGGCGGAGTCATCCGTTCCGGTGCTTCCCGTATCCTCCAGGATTTCCTGGAACAGGTTGATGCTCCGGCTGCCGTATCCCTCATGGGAGGCGGAGCCATACCCGTGGATAGCCCGCGCTGTACGGGAATGCTTGGCATGCACGGAACCAAGGTCTCCAACATGTCGATTACCGATTGTGACCTTCTGGTCGTCATAGGCGCGCGTTTCAGCGACCGGGTAATCAGCGACGCCGACCGCTTCGCTCCTCAAGCGCGGATACTCCATATTGACATTGACCCGGCAGAGATTGACAAGAATATTGGCACCCACTGCCATCTGGTGGGGGACGTAGGACAGGTCTTGGAGGGATTGTCCAAGACCATCGGGAAAAAACTGAAGCATAAGGCATGGATGGAGGAAATAGCTCGTCGCAAGGCAAAATACCCCATCAGAGTGTCCCATGAAAGCCGCCGACCCAAGCAAATTATAGATGCCATCAGCACACAGCTTCCCCGCGGTTCATTTGTCTGCACTGAAGTGGGACAGCACCAGATGTGGGCATCACAGTTTCTCAAGCATGTCGAGCCTGGTCATTTCATCACCAGCGGAGGACTGGGGACAATGGGCTTCGGCACCGGAGCTGCAATAGGAACCCAGTGCGGCAATCCCACGGCGCGGGTGGTCAGCATAGCAGGCGACGGTTCATTCAAGATGAGCTGCAACGAGCTTGCCACCATTGCACGCTACAAGCTGCCCATCGTCATCTTTCTGATGAACAACCATACCTTGGGGATGGTGCGGCAGTGGCAGAGTTTCTTTTTTGAGAAGCGTTATTCAGAAACCACCTTGGATACCAAAATTGACTGGGTCATGCTGGCAAAGGCGTTCGGTGTCCATGGAATGAGGCTATCGGTCAATGATGATCCTGAAAAAGTCGTGAAAGAGGCTTTGGAACATGGCGGAGCAGTGGTAGTCGATTGTGAAATACCGATTGATGATCTTGTCTATCCCATGGTCGCTCCTGGAGCAGGCATTGACAACATGCTGGGAGTAGATGAAGTAACTGACTGA